A stretch of Deltaproteobacteria bacterium CG11_big_fil_rev_8_21_14_0_20_42_23 DNA encodes these proteins:
- a CDS encoding mechanosensitive ion channel protein — MTEFLTYFHDLLGPEKFIPLLRALVILAVGFFIFRITKKSILKLTSSHLNRQQVMLLWKIVSFLFSLLLFTLVLNELGFSLSILLGAAGILTVALGFASQTAVSNLISGLFLIGERPFVVGDIIEIDSVTGEVLSTDLLSIKLRTFDNLLVRIPNEVVLKSKSTNNTRFPIRRFDAQLLVAYKEDIDHVKNVLHEVANKNIICLDEPRPLFIFKSFKDSGIEIQYSLWSKREHHLELRNTFYSEVKKAFEREGIEIPYPHFSIRTASHTKPFPVETYIPKKKENHE, encoded by the coding sequence ATGACTGAGTTTCTAACTTATTTCCATGATCTTCTTGGCCCAGAAAAATTTATTCCTCTTTTAAGAGCTCTTGTTATTCTTGCTGTCGGCTTTTTTATTTTCCGCATCACAAAAAAAAGCATTCTCAAACTCACTTCCTCACATCTTAATCGACAACAAGTGATGCTTCTGTGGAAAATTGTCAGCTTTCTTTTTTCTCTTCTTCTCTTCACTTTGGTTTTAAATGAACTTGGTTTTTCACTGAGCATTCTTCTAGGCGCTGCGGGAATTCTTACCGTTGCCTTAGGCTTTGCTTCACAAACAGCAGTTTCAAATCTCATCAGCGGCCTCTTCCTTATTGGTGAACGACCTTTCGTAGTTGGCGATATTATCGAAATAGACAGCGTTACTGGCGAAGTGCTTTCCACTGATCTTCTTTCAATTAAACTTCGAACCTTTGATAACTTGTTAGTGCGCATTCCAAACGAAGTTGTTTTGAAATCGAAATCAACAAACAACACACGTTTTCCTATTCGTAGATTTGATGCACAACTTCTTGTTGCCTACAAAGAAGATATTGATCATGTAAAAAACGTTCTCCACGAAGTGGCAAATAAAAATATTATCTGCCTTGATGAACCTCGCCCTCTTTTCATTTTCAAATCCTTTAAAGATTCTGGCATTGAAATTCAATATTCACTTTGGTCTAAACGTGAACATCATCTTGAATTAAGAAACACCTTTTACAGTGAAGTAAAAAAAGCCTTCGAACGCGAAGGCATTGAAATTCCTTATCCTCATTTCAGTATTCGTACTGCATCACATACAAAACCATTTCCTGTTGAAACTTACATTCCAAAGAAAAAAGAAAATCATGAATGA